Part of the Mixta hanseatica genome, TGCAGCCCCTGCGGTACAACGCCTGACAGCGATTTCCACAATCTGACGTGCACGTATTACGTGTTTTCATGCGCCCTGAACGGGCTTTTAACCACAACGCTGCCGGCGCGACCGCAGGCAGGTTTCATTAAGAAAGGAAAAAGAACGGCTCGGTATCGATGGCGACACCAGGAGACTGGTGTGTGGAGGGAGTCTGACGCAAGTCAGCCCGGCGTAAGCCGCGAACAGGTCAGCGACCTGGGGAAACCTCGCAAGAACTCAACAATTCGTCACCCCGATGCACAGATACCAGCCGGGACGCAGGAAGCGCAAAAGCAACCGCGCCGTCGGGGCCAGAATTACCGGAAAAGCAGGTGCTGTCAGCCGGCTATTTCCAGAACTGCCACCATTTGCCAGCAGGCAAAACGGGCAGTGCTGTCTCTTTTTTATGTTCGAGGAGATGCAGGGACTGCTTAAGGCTGTCGATATGCGACTCCTGAGCAGAAACCAGTGTACGGAGGTGTTCAACTTCCTGTTTCAGGCTATGAACGAGTTGTTCATTAGCTGTATAAGACACTGTAACACGCTGTCCAGATACTTGTTCTTCTGGCTGTTCAACCGTAGTTGAAGAG contains:
- a CDS encoding helix-turn-helix domain-containing protein gives rise to the protein MAKVSISEAARLTGKSRTTLHRLIKTGELSTCAGVRNSKMIDISELIRVFGDISSTTVEQPEEQVSGQRVTVSYTANEQLVHSLKQEVEHLRTLVSAQESHIDSLKQSLHLLEHKKETALPVLPAGKWWQFWK